In Vibrio diazotrophicus, the following proteins share a genomic window:
- a CDS encoding YigZ family protein: MNVRPYLIPNEPVIFEEEIKKSLFITYLAHTPSSDAAKAFVEQIKQKHPDARHNCWGFVAGRPEDSMLWGFSDDGEPSGTAGKPILAQLSGSGVGEITAVVTRYYGGIRLGTGGLVKAYGGGVQQALKLLQTIEKKITTNLHLSLDYGLVPLAQSIIKQFDGTEVDAQYGSNVELDVELEVLHVEDFTQTIINRSGAKIIVTDLNNI; this comes from the coding sequence ATGAACGTTCGACCCTATTTAATCCCCAATGAGCCGGTTATCTTCGAAGAAGAGATAAAAAAGAGCCTGTTTATTACCTATCTTGCACATACGCCTAGTAGTGATGCAGCCAAAGCGTTTGTGGAACAAATAAAACAGAAACATCCTGATGCGAGGCATAACTGTTGGGGATTTGTCGCGGGTAGGCCTGAAGATTCGATGCTTTGGGGGTTTAGTGATGACGGCGAGCCGTCAGGAACAGCGGGTAAGCCGATATTGGCTCAGTTATCTGGTTCTGGCGTTGGTGAAATCACGGCTGTAGTCACGCGTTACTATGGCGGTATTCGTCTTGGAACTGGTGGTTTAGTTAAGGCGTACGGTGGTGGTGTGCAACAAGCTCTTAAGCTGCTTCAAACTATTGAGAAAAAAATCACCACAAATTTGCACCTAAGTTTAGACTACGGCCTAGTTCCGCTGGCGCAGTCTATTATTAAGCAGTTCGACGGAACAGAAGTTGACGCTCAATACGGTTCAAACGTGGAATTGGATGTGGAGCTGGAAGTTCTTCATGTTGAAGATTTCACCCAAACTATCATTAATCGAAGCGGTGCAAAAATTATTGTCACCGATTTAAACAATATATAG
- the atpG gene encoding F0F1 ATP synthase subunit gamma, which yields MAGAKEIRNKIGSVKSTQKITKAMEMVAASKMRRSQDAMEASRPYAETMRKVIGHVANANLEYRHPYLAEREAKRVGYIIVSTDRGLCGGLNINVFKKAVTDMQAWKAKGADIELAVIGSKATAFFNNSGAKVVAQVSGLGDAPSLEDLIGSVGVMLKKYDEGELDRLYVVYNEFVNTMVQQPTIDQLLPLPKSESEEMQRPHSWDYIYEPEPKPLLDTLLVRYVESQVYQGVVENLACEQAARMIAMKAATDNATNLIEDLELVYNKARQAAITQELSEIVSGAAAV from the coding sequence ATGGCCGGCGCAAAAGAGATACGTAATAAAATCGGTAGTGTTAAAAGCACTCAGAAAATTACGAAAGCGATGGAAATGGTAGCAGCTTCAAAAATGCGTCGCTCTCAAGACGCAATGGAAGCTTCTCGTCCATACGCTGAAACAATGCGTAAAGTGATCGGTCATGTGGCTAACGCAAACCTAGAGTACCGTCATCCGTACCTAGCAGAGCGTGAAGCTAAACGTGTTGGTTATATCATCGTTTCTACAGATCGTGGCTTGTGTGGCGGCTTGAACATTAACGTGTTCAAAAAAGCTGTAACTGATATGCAAGCTTGGAAAGCAAAAGGTGCTGATATTGAGCTAGCGGTAATTGGCTCAAAAGCAACGGCTTTCTTTAACAACAGTGGCGCAAAAGTCGTCGCTCAGGTTTCTGGTCTAGGTGATGCACCTAGCTTGGAAGACCTGATCGGTTCTGTTGGCGTAATGTTGAAAAAATACGATGAAGGTGAATTGGACCGCTTATATGTCGTTTACAACGAGTTTGTAAACACTATGGTTCAGCAACCAACGATCGATCAATTGCTACCTTTGCCTAAATCGGAAAGCGAAGAGATGCAGCGTCCGCATTCATGGGACTACATCTATGAGCCTGAACCAAAGCCTCTACTGGATACGCTTCTTGTGCGTTACGTAGAATCTCAGGTTTATCAAGGTGTAGTTGAGAACCTTGCTTGTGAGCAAGCGGCTCGAATGATCGCGATGAAGGCTGCAACTGATAACGCAACCAACTTGATTGAAGATTTAGAACTTGTGTACAACAAAGCCCGTCAGGCTGCGATTACACAAGAACTATCAGAAATCGTTTCTGGTGCGGCAGCGGTTTAA
- the atpD gene encoding F0F1 ATP synthase subunit beta, protein MATGKIVQIIGAVVDVEFPQSEVPSVYDALNVVDSKERLVLEVQQQLGGGVIRAIVMGSSDGLRRGLVVENTGAPISVPVGTKTLGRIMNVLGDAIDERGEIGAEELYSIHRAAPSYEEQSNETALLETGVKVIDLICPFAKGGKIGLFGGAGVGKTVNMMELINNIALQHSGLSVFAGVGERTREGNDFYYEMQEAGVVNIAEPEKSKVAMVYGQMNEPPGNRLRVALTGLTMAERFRDEGRDVLLFIDNIYRYTLAGTEVSALLGRMPSAVGYQPTLAEEMGVLQERITSTRQGSITSVQAVYVPADDLTDPSPATTFAHLDATVVLNRNIAAMGLYPAIDPLDSTSRQLDPLVVGQEHYDVARGVQQTLQRYKELKDIIAILGMDELSESDKQVVSRARKIERFLTQPYHVAEVFTGDPGVYVSLKETLRGFKGLLAGDYDDIPEQAFMYCGTIDEAIENAKKL, encoded by the coding sequence ATGGCTACAGGTAAGATCGTACAGATCATTGGTGCGGTAGTCGACGTAGAGTTCCCACAGAGCGAAGTACCTAGTGTTTACGATGCTCTGAATGTTGTGGATTCTAAAGAGCGTCTAGTTCTTGAAGTTCAACAACAGCTTGGCGGTGGCGTTATTCGCGCAATCGTTATGGGTAGCTCTGATGGTTTACGTCGCGGTTTGGTAGTTGAAAACACTGGCGCTCCAATCTCAGTACCAGTAGGTACTAAGACACTAGGTCGTATCATGAACGTGCTTGGTGATGCGATTGATGAGCGTGGTGAAATCGGTGCGGAAGAGCTTTACTCTATCCACCGTGCAGCGCCAAGCTACGAAGAGCAATCAAACGAGACAGCTCTTCTAGAAACAGGTGTAAAAGTAATCGACTTGATTTGTCCATTCGCTAAGGGTGGTAAAATCGGTCTATTCGGTGGTGCAGGTGTAGGTAAGACCGTTAACATGATGGAACTTATCAACAACATCGCACTACAACACTCTGGTCTATCAGTATTCGCGGGTGTTGGTGAACGTACTCGTGAAGGTAACGACTTCTACTACGAGATGCAGGAAGCAGGCGTTGTAAACATCGCTGAACCTGAAAAATCTAAAGTAGCAATGGTTTACGGTCAGATGAACGAGCCACCAGGTAACCGTCTACGTGTTGCACTGACTGGTCTAACAATGGCTGAGCGCTTCCGTGATGAAGGCCGTGATGTACTGTTGTTTATCGATAACATCTATCGTTACACACTTGCAGGTACTGAAGTATCAGCACTTCTAGGTCGTATGCCTTCAGCGGTAGGTTACCAGCCAACTCTTGCTGAAGAAATGGGTGTTCTTCAAGAACGTATCACTTCAACTCGTCAAGGTTCTATCACGTCTGTACAGGCGGTATACGTACCTGCGGATGACTTGACTGACCCATCACCAGCAACAACGTTTGCGCACTTAGATGCAACAGTTGTACTTAACCGTAACATCGCAGCTATGGGTCTATACCCAGCGATCGACCCACTAGATTCGACTTCACGTCAGCTAGATCCATTGGTTGTTGGTCAAGAGCACTATGATGTTGCGCGTGGTGTTCAGCAAACGCTTCAGCGTTACAAAGAGCTAAAAGACATCATTGCGATCCTAGGTATGGACGAGCTTTCTGAATCAGATAAGCAAGTTGTATCTCGTGCACGTAAGATTGAGCGTTTCCTAACTCAGCCTTATCACGTAGCGGAAGTATTTACTGGTGACCCTGGTGTATACGTTTCACTTAAAGAAACACTACGTGGCTTTAAAGGTCTACTAGCTGGTGACTACGACGACATTCCAGAGCAAGCGTTTATGTACTGCGGTACTATCGACGAAGCTATCGAGAATGCGAAGAAGCTATAA
- the punC gene encoding purine nucleoside transporter PunC, translating to MKISKLQLFYLATLSMLGFIATDMYLPAFKAMEIDFATGPEQIALSLTIFLVGMAIGQLIWGLASDKFGHRNTLAAGLVLFTIASLGLAFADQVWQLLTLRFIQAIGVCAPAVIWQAMVIQRYSSQSQQIFATIMPLVALSPALAPQLGVLLAENFGWPSIFVALTVIGIALITATMAQDNKKAEIKQTSITADIKALLASKAYLGNVLIYATASAAFFAYLTGMPEIMAQLGYSTKDIGLSFIPQTVAFMLGGYLGKVAVKKFGDERVLRHLIGLFSVASLLIFIASQWQLGSIWPILTPFCLIAVANGALYPIVVNRALANAKQAPATAAGLQNSLQICISSLSSALVASMASQAQMVIGIAIIICTAGFWFGFVVSNKQLSQHFTTPDNSRVVSDE from the coding sequence ATGAAAATATCAAAATTACAACTCTTCTATCTTGCAACTCTGTCTATGCTCGGCTTTATAGCCACCGACATGTACTTACCGGCCTTTAAAGCGATGGAAATCGACTTTGCTACCGGACCTGAACAAATAGCCTTGTCTCTAACGATATTCTTGGTCGGGATGGCTATCGGTCAATTGATATGGGGCCTTGCCTCAGATAAGTTTGGCCATCGTAATACGCTTGCGGCAGGCTTAGTACTTTTCACCATCGCATCCTTAGGGCTGGCATTCGCCGATCAGGTTTGGCAACTGTTGACTCTGCGCTTTATCCAAGCGATCGGTGTCTGTGCTCCTGCGGTAATCTGGCAAGCCATGGTTATTCAGCGATATTCAAGCCAAAGCCAACAGATTTTTGCCACGATTATGCCGTTAGTCGCACTCTCTCCTGCTCTAGCACCTCAACTAGGGGTGTTGCTAGCAGAAAACTTCGGCTGGCCGAGTATCTTCGTTGCGCTCACGGTCATCGGCATCGCACTGATTACAGCGACAATGGCACAAGATAATAAAAAGGCGGAGATAAAACAGACCAGCATAACTGCTGATATAAAAGCGCTGCTCGCTTCAAAAGCTTACCTTGGTAATGTGCTGATATATGCTACGGCATCAGCGGCTTTCTTCGCTTACTTAACAGGTATGCCGGAAATCATGGCTCAGTTAGGCTATAGCACAAAAGATATTGGTTTAAGCTTCATCCCACAAACAGTTGCCTTCATGCTAGGTGGTTATTTAGGCAAGGTAGCAGTGAAAAAATTTGGCGATGAGAGAGTACTGCGTCATTTGATCGGCTTATTCAGCGTCGCGTCATTGTTGATTTTTATCGCATCACAATGGCAGTTAGGATCCATTTGGCCAATTCTGACTCCATTCTGTTTGATTGCCGTTGCCAACGGTGCTTTGTACCCAATAGTGGTCAATCGAGCCTTAGCTAATGCCAAACAAGCACCAGCAACTGCTGCAGGGTTACAAAACAGTCTACAAATCTGTATCAGCAGCCTTTCTAGTGCTCTGGTTGCCTCAATGGCAAGCCAAGCACAAATGGTCATAGGCATCGCAATTATTATTTGTACGGCAGGATTTTGGTTCGGATTCGTTGTTTCAAATAAACAGCTATCACAACATTTCACAACACCTGATAATTCGCGTGTTGTCAGTGATGAATAA
- a CDS encoding F0F1 ATP synthase subunit epsilon, which translates to MAAITFHLDVVSAEKKIFSGRVETFQVTGSEGELGIFHGHTPLLTAIKPGMVRIVKQHGHEEIIYVSGGIVEIQPGTATVLADTAIRGEDLDTAKAQEAKRRAEEKIQNQHGDMDFAQAASELAKAIAQLRVIELTKKRR; encoded by the coding sequence ATGGCAGCAATAACCTTTCATCTAGACGTTGTGAGCGCAGAGAAGAAAATTTTCTCAGGTCGTGTTGAAACGTTTCAGGTGACCGGTAGCGAAGGTGAACTTGGTATTTTCCATGGTCACACACCGCTGCTGACCGCTATTAAGCCTGGTATGGTGCGTATAGTGAAACAACACGGCCACGAAGAAATTATTTATGTTTCTGGTGGTATTGTTGAAATTCAACCGGGTACAGCTACTGTACTGGCTGACACAGCAATTCGTGGTGAAGATCTAGATACAGCCAAGGCTCAAGAAGCCAAACGTCGCGCTGAGGAGAAAATTCAGAATCAGCATGGCGATATGGACTTCGCGCAAGCGGCCAGTGAACTGGCTAAAGCCATTGCTCAGCTACGAGTAATTGAGCTGACTAAGAAACGTCGTTAA
- the punR gene encoding DNA-binding transcriptional activator PunR produces the protein MYSKSSLEMLDAVARLGSFTAAAELLHKVPSAISYGVRQVEQELDVVLFRRLPRKVELTPAGELFIAQARLLLRQMEEINAQTRRAAHGWQSTLKLTLDNVVKLDKLKSLVEDFYQQFEFAELQINMEVFNGSWEAIAQERADIVIGATSAVPVGGDFEVRNMGELKWTFVMSPDHPCAQQRDLSEAFVSQFPAICLDDTSSVLPKRHTGHYPQQRRLLLPNWYSAIECLKKGIGVGYMPRHIALPLIDEGLLVEKTLPDEQPLSQCCLVWRKDDNHRLIEWMVNYLGSSEQLHRDWLKAD, from the coding sequence GTGTACTCTAAATCTTCGTTGGAAATGTTGGATGCGGTCGCTCGATTAGGCAGTTTTACCGCGGCGGCTGAGCTGTTGCATAAAGTTCCTTCAGCCATCAGCTACGGTGTTCGGCAAGTGGAACAAGAACTCGATGTGGTTCTCTTTCGCCGTTTACCTCGTAAAGTAGAACTGACTCCGGCTGGTGAGCTATTTATTGCTCAGGCCCGTTTACTCTTGAGGCAGATGGAGGAGATCAATGCGCAAACTCGCCGAGCCGCTCATGGCTGGCAATCCACACTGAAGCTGACTTTAGATAATGTGGTGAAACTCGATAAGCTTAAATCGCTGGTGGAAGATTTTTATCAACAGTTTGAATTTGCAGAGCTACAAATCAACATGGAAGTATTTAACGGTTCATGGGAAGCGATAGCTCAAGAGCGGGCGGATATTGTGATTGGTGCTACCTCGGCAGTTCCTGTTGGTGGAGACTTCGAGGTACGAAATATGGGCGAGTTGAAATGGACATTTGTGATGTCTCCTGATCATCCGTGTGCACAACAGCGAGATTTGAGTGAAGCCTTTGTGAGTCAGTTTCCAGCGATTTGTCTTGATGATACCTCTAGTGTTTTACCTAAAAGACATACGGGACATTATCCTCAACAGCGTCGATTATTATTGCCCAACTGGTATAGCGCTATAGAGTGCCTGAAAAAGGGGATTGGTGTGGGCTATATGCCACGTCATATTGCACTGCCATTGATCGATGAAGGCTTGTTGGTAGAAAAAACATTACCCGATGAACAACCATTAAGTCAGTGCTGCCTCGTATGGCGTAAAGATGATAATCACCGTTTGATTGAGTGGATGGTGAATTATTTAGGTTCGAGCGAACAACTTCATAGAGACTGGCTAAAAGCGGATTAA
- the fadB gene encoding fatty acid oxidation complex subunit alpha FadB → MIYQAETLQVKELENGIAEISFCSPHSVNKLDLNTLNSLNEALDALQTHQGLKGVVLTTDKDSFIVGADITEFLGLFAKPEAELNTWLVFANSIFNKLEDLPVPTLSALRGFTLGGGCECVLATDFRIGDKTTSIGLPETKLGIMPGFGGTVRLPRIIGADSAMEIITQGKACKADEALKLDLLDAIVESDKLEESAIATLTQAMNEKIDWQARRKQKTSALTLSKIEAMMSFTMAKGLVAQVAGTHYPAPMTAVKTIEQAANCDRDAALDIERKHFITLAKSQEAQALVGIFLNDQYIKGLAKKSAKSASKDTQRAAVLGAGIMGGGIAYQSASKGVPVTMKDIAQSSLDLGMTEASKLLNKQLERGKIDGFKMASVIASISPTLHYAGIEQSDVIVEAVVENPKVKAAVLSEVEQQVSADTVITSNTSTIPINLLAKSLKRPENFCGMHFFNPVHRMPLVEIIRGEHTSEDTINRVVAYAAKMGKSPIVVNDCPGFFVNRVLFPYFAGFSLLMRDGGDFTHIDKVMERQFGWPMGPAYLLDVVGLDTAHHAQEVMAQGFPTRMAKEGPDAISALFEAQKYGQKNGSGFYQYTVDKKGKPKKAFDNSVLTLLQTVCGASAEFDDQTIIERMMIPMINEVVLCLEENIIASPQEADMALVYGLGFPPFRGGVFRYLDSIGLSTYLEMAKKHQHLGAVYQVPQRLIDMAEKGETFYGSQQAGSHQTVSKQITLEKE, encoded by the coding sequence ATGATTTACCAAGCCGAAACCCTACAGGTAAAGGAATTAGAGAACGGTATCGCAGAGATAAGCTTCTGCTCACCGCACTCTGTAAACAAACTCGACCTCAACACTCTTAATTCTCTAAACGAGGCTCTTGATGCTCTCCAAACCCATCAAGGTTTAAAAGGTGTTGTGCTCACAACTGATAAAGACTCATTTATTGTCGGTGCCGACATTACTGAGTTTTTAGGACTATTTGCAAAACCAGAAGCAGAACTAAATACGTGGCTTGTTTTTGCAAACAGCATATTTAACAAGCTGGAAGATTTACCGGTACCAACACTCTCTGCGTTAAGAGGTTTCACTCTTGGCGGCGGATGTGAGTGTGTACTTGCTACCGACTTCCGCATTGGTGATAAAACCACCAGCATCGGTTTGCCAGAAACCAAACTCGGTATTATGCCTGGCTTTGGTGGCACGGTTCGCCTGCCAAGAATCATCGGCGCAGACAGCGCGATGGAAATCATCACTCAAGGTAAAGCCTGTAAAGCTGACGAAGCACTAAAACTGGACTTACTCGATGCCATTGTTGAAAGCGACAAGCTCGAAGAATCTGCTATCGCGACGCTAACCCAAGCCATGAATGAGAAAATTGACTGGCAAGCGAGACGTAAGCAAAAAACCTCAGCGCTGACATTAAGCAAGATTGAAGCGATGATGAGCTTTACCATGGCAAAAGGTTTAGTCGCTCAGGTTGCGGGTACTCACTACCCAGCGCCAATGACCGCCGTCAAAACTATCGAACAAGCAGCAAACTGCGATCGCGATGCTGCTTTGGATATTGAGCGTAAACACTTTATCACCCTAGCGAAATCTCAAGAGGCGCAAGCGCTTGTAGGTATCTTCCTGAATGACCAATACATTAAAGGGCTTGCAAAAAAATCTGCGAAATCTGCATCGAAAGATACTCAGCGTGCAGCTGTTCTAGGCGCGGGTATTATGGGTGGTGGTATCGCTTACCAATCCGCGTCAAAAGGCGTTCCGGTAACCATGAAAGACATCGCTCAGTCGTCTCTTGATTTAGGGATGACAGAAGCGTCTAAGTTGCTAAATAAACAACTTGAGCGTGGTAAGATCGATGGCTTTAAGATGGCGTCTGTGATCGCTTCTATTTCACCAACGCTACATTATGCAGGTATAGAGCAATCTGACGTTATTGTGGAAGCTGTGGTTGAGAATCCAAAAGTGAAAGCGGCCGTTCTGAGCGAAGTGGAACAACAAGTTTCAGCAGATACCGTCATCACGTCAAATACCTCGACTATTCCAATTAACTTATTGGCGAAATCGCTTAAGCGCCCAGAAAATTTCTGTGGTATGCACTTCTTTAACCCCGTACACCGCATGCCACTGGTAGAAATTATCCGTGGTGAACATACTTCTGAAGACACCATTAATCGTGTTGTCGCTTACGCTGCGAAAATGGGCAAATCGCCAATCGTGGTTAATGACTGCCCAGGATTCTTCGTAAACCGTGTTTTGTTCCCATACTTTGCGGGCTTTAGCTTATTGATGCGTGATGGCGGTGATTTCACTCACATCGATAAAGTGATGGAACGTCAATTCGGTTGGCCAATGGGCCCTGCCTACTTGTTGGATGTGGTTGGTTTAGATACCGCTCACCATGCACAAGAAGTGATGGCACAAGGCTTCCCTACTCGTATGGCTAAAGAAGGCCCTGACGCGATCAGCGCCCTGTTTGAAGCCCAGAAATACGGTCAGAAAAATGGTAGTGGTTTCTACCAGTACACCGTCGATAAAAAAGGTAAGCCTAAGAAAGCCTTTGATAACAGTGTTCTTACACTGCTTCAAACCGTGTGTGGTGCTTCTGCCGAGTTTGATGACCAAACCATTATTGAACGCATGATGATTCCTATGATCAATGAAGTAGTGCTTTGTTTAGAAGAGAACATCATTGCTTCACCTCAGGAAGCTGATATGGCTCTAGTTTATGGCTTAGGTTTCCCTCCATTCCGTGGTGGTGTGTTCCGTTACCTAGATAGTATTGGTCTAAGTACTTACCTAGAAATGGCGAAAAAACATCAGCATTTAGGTGCGGTTTATCAAGTACCTCAACGCCTGATAGATATGGCTGAGAAAGGTGAAACCTTCTACGGTTCACAACAGGCTGGCTCACACCAAACCGTCTCAAAGCAAATCACTTTGGAAAAGGAATAA
- the fadA gene encoding acetyl-CoA C-acyltransferase FadA: MNNVVIVDCLRTPMGRSKGGAFRHQRAEDLSAHLMKGILARNPQVNPHDIEDIYWGCVQQTLEQGFNVARNAALLAGLPIEIGAVTVNRLCGSSMQALHDATRSIMVGDAEICLVGGVEHMGHVPMNHGVDFHPGLSKNVAKAAGMMGLTAEMLGKVHGISREQQDAFAARSHHRAYAATVEGRFKNEILPTEAHAEDGTLFTLDYDEVIRPETTVEGLSALRPAFDPVNGTVTAGSSSALSDGASAMLIMSEAKALELGLTIRAKVKSMAIAGCDPSIMGYGPVPATHKALKRAGLSMEDIDVIELNEAFAAQSLPCAKDLGLFDKMDDKVNLNGGAIALGHPLGCSGTRISTTLINLMEAKQAKYGLATMCIGLGQGIATIFERP, translated from the coding sequence ATGAATAATGTAGTGATTGTTGATTGCCTTCGTACCCCTATGGGACGTTCCAAAGGCGGGGCGTTTCGCCATCAGAGAGCGGAAGATCTGTCAGCTCATTTGATGAAAGGGATTCTGGCTAGAAACCCACAAGTAAACCCACACGACATTGAAGATATCTACTGGGGCTGTGTGCAACAAACCTTAGAGCAAGGCTTCAACGTTGCACGTAACGCAGCGCTACTGGCGGGCCTGCCGATTGAAATTGGTGCTGTTACGGTTAACCGTCTATGCGGTTCTTCTATGCAGGCTCTTCACGATGCCACTCGTTCTATCATGGTTGGTGATGCAGAGATCTGCCTAGTAGGTGGTGTTGAGCACATGGGACACGTACCGATGAACCATGGCGTGGATTTCCACCCTGGGTTATCAAAGAACGTTGCAAAAGCTGCAGGGATGATGGGTTTAACCGCTGAAATGCTGGGCAAAGTACACGGTATTAGCCGTGAACAACAAGATGCGTTTGCCGCACGTTCACACCACAGAGCGTACGCTGCAACTGTTGAAGGAAGATTCAAGAATGAAATTCTTCCAACAGAAGCTCATGCGGAAGACGGCACTCTATTCACTTTGGATTACGACGAAGTGATCCGCCCAGAAACCACTGTTGAAGGCTTATCTGCTCTTCGACCTGCCTTTGACCCAGTCAATGGTACGGTAACTGCGGGTTCTTCTTCTGCGCTGTCTGACGGTGCATCTGCAATGCTGATCATGAGTGAAGCAAAAGCGCTGGAGTTAGGACTTACTATCCGTGCCAAAGTAAAATCGATGGCGATTGCCGGTTGCGATCCTTCTATCATGGGTTATGGACCTGTTCCTGCTACTCACAAAGCACTGAAACGCGCTGGTCTATCAATGGAAGACATTGATGTGATTGAACTGAACGAAGCGTTTGCTGCTCAGTCTCTACCTTGTGCAAAAGACTTAGGTTTATTCGATAAGATGGATGACAAAGTAAACCTCAATGGTGGTGCAATTGCATTAGGCCACCCATTAGGTTGTTCAGGAACACGGATCTCAACGACGTTGATAAACCTTATGGAAGCAAAACAAGCGAAATACGGCTTGGCAACCATGTGTATTGGTTTAGGCCAAGGTATTGCGACGATTTTCGAACGTCCGTAA
- the glmU gene encoding bifunctional UDP-N-acetylglucosamine diphosphorylase/glucosamine-1-phosphate N-acetyltransferase GlmU: MKFSAVILAAGKGTRMNSNMPKVLHTLAGKPMVKHVIDTCNSLGAQNIHLVYGHGGDQMQHALAEEKVNWVLQAEQLGTGHAVDQASAQFQDDEKILVLYGDVPLISEETLESLLDAQPNDGIALLTVVLKNPTGYGRIVRKSGPVVAIVEQKDATEEQKLIKEINTGVMVATGRDLKRWLSGLNNNNAQGEYYLTDVIAAAHEEGRAVEAVHPVSSIEVEGVNDRIQLARLERAFQARQASKLLEQGVMLRDPARFDLRGELQCGMDVEIDVNVIIEGTVSIGDNVVIGAGCILKDCEIDDNTVIRPYSVIEGASVGEDCTVGPFTRLRPGADLRNDAHVGNFVEVKNARIGEGSKANHLTYIGDAEIGQRVNVGAGVITCNYDGVNKHKTIIGDDVFVGSDCQLVAPVTIANGATIGAGTTLTKDVAEGELVITRAKEKKIAGWQRPVKKK, from the coding sequence ATGAAATTTAGCGCTGTAATTTTGGCCGCGGGTAAAGGTACTCGCATGAATTCCAACATGCCAAAAGTCCTTCACACCCTTGCTGGTAAGCCAATGGTCAAACACGTGATCGATACGTGCAATAGCTTAGGCGCTCAGAATATCCACTTGGTTTATGGCCACGGTGGTGATCAAATGCAACATGCGCTGGCTGAAGAAAAGGTTAATTGGGTGCTGCAAGCGGAGCAACTGGGTACTGGTCATGCGGTTGATCAGGCATCAGCGCAATTTCAGGATGATGAGAAGATCCTCGTTTTATACGGTGATGTTCCATTGATCTCTGAGGAAACTCTCGAAAGTTTGTTAGATGCTCAACCAAACGATGGTATTGCTTTATTAACCGTGGTGCTTAAAAACCCAACGGGTTACGGACGTATCGTACGTAAGAGCGGCCCTGTAGTGGCGATCGTTGAACAGAAAGACGCAACCGAAGAGCAAAAGCTGATCAAAGAGATTAACACTGGTGTGATGGTTGCGACTGGTCGTGATCTAAAGCGCTGGTTGTCAGGTTTGAACAACAACAATGCTCAGGGTGAATACTACCTTACAGACGTTATTGCTGCTGCACATGAAGAAGGGCGCGCGGTTGAAGCTGTACATCCAGTGAGTTCAATTGAGGTTGAAGGGGTAAATGACCGTATTCAACTGGCTCGTTTAGAGCGTGCATTCCAAGCTCGTCAAGCAAGTAAACTGTTAGAACAAGGCGTAATGCTACGCGACCCAGCTCGTTTTGATCTGCGTGGTGAATTGCAATGCGGTATGGACGTAGAAATTGACGTTAACGTTATTATCGAAGGTACGGTTTCTATCGGTGATAACGTGGTTATCGGTGCGGGCTGTATCCTGAAAGACTGTGAAATCGATGACAATACCGTTATTCGTCCATACAGCGTGATTGAAGGCGCGAGTGTGGGTGAAGATTGTACTGTGGGTCCATTTACTCGCCTTCGTCCTGGTGCAGATCTACGTAATGATGCTCATGTTGGTAACTTCGTGGAAGTTAAGAACGCTCGTATCGGTGAAGGCTCTAAAGCTAACCACTTAACTTACATTGGTGATGCTGAAATTGGTCAGCGTGTAAACGTCGGTGCAGGTGTGATTACTTGTAACTATGACGGCGTTAACAAGCACAAAACCATTATTGGTGATGATGTGTTTGTCGGCTCTGACTGCCAGCTGGTGGCTCCTGTTACTATCGCAAACGGTGCAACAATCGGTGCAGGCACGACATTAACGAAAGATGTAGCAGAAGGTGAGTTAGTAATCACTCGCGCTAAAGAGAAGAAAATTGCTGGCTGGCAACGTCCAGTTAAGAAAAAGTAA